In the genome of Candidatus Hydrogenedentota bacterium, the window CGCTCGAAGCCTCCATGGCCGCCATCGGTGACGGGGCGGGTCTGGCGTCAGGGGAGTAGGGCAGGGCACGGCATTTCTGCCGGATTTTGCTTTTTTCGCGGGGGGTGTGTAAAATTCCCCACTGAGTCCCGTCCCCTTTTTCGTCCAGGTCACTGTGATGCGCCACTATTTTTCCGCCACACCCGCAAGTCTACAGCGTCGCTCGCGCACGTTCTGGGTTGCTTCGTGGCTGCTGGTGGTGCTCTATCTGGTGGCATCCGGTCGCGCTTTTATCCCCGGGATCTGCGCCACCCAGCGGGCGCTCGATGCCCAGTGCGCCGCGGCGTCGAGTGGAACGAGCATGCATGCGATCCGCGCCTGTTGCGCGATGCCACCCGCGAAGGATGGAGAATCCGACGCCCCGGTCGCACCCGGAGATTCCGGCTGCGCCCTCTGCAAGCTCGTCAGCAGCGTGGCGCCGCTGGCGGCTACGGTACACGTCCCGGTTCCGCCGGAGCCGAAGTTCACCCCGCCCCAGACGCGATCCGCGCAACTCGACAGTGCGTTGGTCGATAGTATCTTCCAAACCCGGGCGCCCCCCCTTTCCACACACTTCGCTTAAGATCACCCCAGTTTCTAAACGCTAGAAGTGTGTCGAAACGCGGCACTCGCATGTCTGTACCCGCATCAGGCGGGAGATGGCCCCGGACACCACCCCGTTCCTTGGACGCCACGTTCATTGCACGAGTCCGGCCCTGCGATAGCCGCCTTTCCAAGTCTTGAAAGGACGATCCCCATGCCCAAGAAGGGTTTTACACTCATTGAACTTCTCGTAGTCATCGCCATTATCGGTATTCTCGCCGCGATACTGCTGCCCGCCCTGGCTCGCGCCCGGGAAGCCGCGCGCCGGGCAAGCTGCCAGAATAATCTGAAGCAGTTTGGCCTCACCGTGAAAATGTACGCCAATGAGAGCAAGGGCCAGACCTTCCCGCGCCTGGCGCCCTATGCCAATTCCAGCGGCGTTTCCATCTTTGCCGCACCCGACGCCGCCCAGATCTACCCGGAATACTTGACCGACTTGAATATCGGCAAGTGCCCCTCCGATTCCGGCGCCGACGCCGAGGGCATGATGGTGGGCAGCCGCTTGCCGGTGGGCGCGGTGGAAGATCACATCGAGGCGGCCGTTGCCAACAATGACGAGGCCAGCGCGGACTATTTCCGTTCCGCGGCACTCGGTCGTTCCTATTTTTACTGTGGTTTCGCCATGACCAACGTGAACGAGTTCTATGGCATGTTCAACAGCACCGGAACGTCCGCGGCCTCGGGTCCCGTAATTCCGGCGGGAACCCTGTTGGGGCTGGATGTGGTCAACGCGGCCATCACGCCCAAAGACTGGGACAACGATCTCACGGTTTCGACCAAGATCGTCTGGATGCCCCTGCTCGGAACGGGCTTCGCCAATTCCAACCGGGCCACGCGGATTCGTGAGGGCGTCGAGCGCTTTGCGATTACCGACATCAACAATCCCGGTGCAAGCGCGATGGCCCAGAGCACCATCACCGTCATGTTCGACACCTACGGGAATCCGGCCGACAACAGCGTTGTCGTGGGCGGACTGGCGTACAACCACGTGCCAGGCGGGTGCAATGTGCTCTACATGGACGGCCACGTCGAGTTCGTGCGTTATAACACGGAATTCCCCGTGGTGGACGATGACGAGAACACCTATCTCTACCCGAAAATGATCGGACACTACGGCCTCCAGTAGGCATCGTTTCTTCCTGATTATCAGCGCCGTGCGTGGGCGCGCCTTTGTGGGCGCGCCCCGAACGCGGTCGCCTGCCAACCCACACCCACATTGCGGGAACGCCGGCGCAGGATAGAACTGTGCCGCCCCGTTGGAGATTCCTTGTCATGAAACAGAATCGTGGATTTACCTTGATTGAACTGCTGGTGGTTATTGCCATTATCGGTATTCTCGCCGCCATCCTGCTGCCCGCGCTGGCGCGCGCCCGAGAGGCGGCCCGCCGCGCGAGCTGCCAGAACAATCTGAAGCAGCTAGGCCTGGCCATGAAAATGTACGCCAACGAAAGTGCGGGAAATCATTTTCCGCCGATGGAGTTCAACATCGACAACGTCGTGGATTGCGACGACGTGAATTATCCCGCAATCATGCCCTTTCCTTATTTCTACTCCTCGATGCGGATGGAGCGCATCTATCCCGAGTATCTGAACGATCCCAAGACGCTGATTTGTCCCTCCAGCTCAACCGCCAGTGTCGACCAGTTCAAGAGCAAGGTCACCGGTCAGGATACCTTCTTCCGTAAGTGCAGCGACACCAAGCAGGGTGTCCATGTTCTGGACGACAGCTATCACTACTACGGCTACGTGCTCGACAAACTGGAGAACCTGCCCGACAACGTGACGGATGCTTCCGCGCTGCTCTTCCTGCCGCCACCGGCGATAGCACCCAAGCAGTTGATGGCCCTCGTCTCCGATATATCCTTCGGTCTTATCGGCGGCCCCAGCTATGACGAAGAATACGCCATGTCGGATAAGGACTGGGTCCTCTCCGCTACCGGACTGCTGATGTCCAGTTGCACCGGCCCCTGCGGTACCGCGTCGACGAATACGCTCTCAAAGTTGCGCGAAGGCGTTGAGCGTTTCCTCATCACGGACATCAACAACCCCGGCGGCTCCGCAAAGGCCCAGAGTGAGATTTTCGTGTTGTGGGACAAGGTCTCCGCCAAGCCCAAGGCCTTCAATCACGTTCCCGGCGGATCCAACGTGCTCTATATGGACGGTCACGTTTCGTTCATCAAACTCAACGACAAAGCGCCGGTCAACGGACCCACTTCCGTGTTTACGGGCGCCTTTGACTGATTCCGGCCGGCGCGGCGGATCCGGGATCCGCCGCGCCGCCGCAACGCGTGGAAACGCGGGAGCTTTCAGCATGATCACGAGAAAATGTATCCACACGGCGTGCGCGGCCCTGGCGCTGCTGACGACCGCTCTGGCGTCGGCCGCCCCGGTCATGGTCGACTTTGCCGCCGCCCTCAAGGGGGTCAATTTCGATCCCGTCACGGTCGATGGCAACAAAGACAAATCCTCAGCGGGCAATGGCATGCTGGATGCCGCCGAAATGGCGCTGGTGTCCGCCGTGCTCGCCGACGACAAGATCGACTTCGGCGACAAGGGTGGTGCGAGCCACGCCGCCGTTCGGGCCGCTTATGACCAGTGCCTGGCTTCCGCCACGAAGGACCTCACCCTGTTGCAGAAGGCCTATCCCACCGCGCCCACCATGGTGGTGGGCTACGTCCTGATTGGGACCCAGGGTTCCTTTGATGCGATTGCGTCCATGTGCGCCGCCTTCGCCAGCCCCCTCAAGGGCGACTACAGCCTCGCCTTGAAACTCGGCGGCGCGCTGGGTCCCGATGGCGACGCCGACGGCGACGGCGCCACCAACCGCGAGGAGTACGGCGCGACTATCGCCGGCGGAACGGCGGCCTATGTGGCCGCGGCGCTGGATCCCGGGGTGCTGCCCGCGGCGGATGCTCCCCACGAGATCTTCTGGTGTCCCATGCGGGGCAATCCCTGCGCGCTGAGAGACTATGCAGGCGCGGGCTCCTGCGACGATTGCGGCATGGCCCTGATAACGAAGTCGGCCTATGAGCAGCAAGCCAAAGAGCGCGAGAAGAACCAGAAGACCGTCGGGATACTGCTCTACGAGGGTTTTGAGGTACTGGACGTCTACGGCCCCATCGAGATGTGGGGTTATGTGAAAGAATTCAAGGTGGTTACCGTCGCGCGAAAGGCCGGTCCCGTCCGCTCCACCCAGGGTGTCGAAACCGTCGCCCAATATGGCTTCGATGACTGTCCGCCACTACAGATCCTCATGGTGCCCGGTGGACTCGGCACCTTGATCGCCCTGGACGACAACGAACTGCTGGATTTCCTGCGCGCCCGACACACCGAATCCGAAATCACGACTTCCGTGTGCTCGGGCTCGGTCCTTCTGGCCCGCGCCGGCATACTCGACGGCCACAAGGCCACCTCGAACAAATTGTTCTTCGACCGCGCGGTGGCCCAGAGCAGCAAAGTCGATTGGATACGCGAAGCCCGCTGGGTGGATGACGGCAAGGTGATCACGTCCTCCGGCGTGTCCGCGGGCATGGACATGGCCCTGCACCTCGTGCGCCGTCTCTACGGAGAGGCTCGCGCCCAGCAGATCGCATTGGGTGCGGAGTATATCTGGAACGAGGACGCTTCCAACGATCCCTTCGCGCGAAGCGCGCACCCCGTACCCCATTAGTCGCCATACGGTCCATCCGGACCGCCTCATATCTCATGAAAAGGAGTACATCATGAACAGAAGAACCACACTTGCCGCGCTCGTTGTCGTATGCCTCGCGAGTGGCTGCAACACCGAGAACCAGGCAAAAGAGACACCCGTGCCCCCAGCGGCCAAGACCGCGCCCGCCCCGGAGGCTCCCGCGGCTCCCGAAGCTCCCGAAGCTCCCGAATCGCCCGCGATCGATATCAGCACCCTGGCCATGAAGCTGGACCCCGTCTGCAAGATGAGCCTGGAGGAGTATCCCGCCGCTTCCACCGCCGAGCATGGGGGCAAGACCTACGGCTTTTGTTCCGATTTCTGCAAGCGCAAATTTGTCGAGTCCCCGGAGGCTATCCTGGCGCGATTTGCCGAACCGGCTGGCGACGTGAAGCCCTGATCCCCTCAAATCGACGAAAATGAGTCTGCCGTCGCACCCGGCTTCATTTGCGTTGACTGGTGTGCGGACTTCTGCCACCATACGAGGCGGGCCGCCCGATCGCACCCGGGCGGCCCGTCTCTGGATCAACCGAAGGAGCCCCGCATCATGAGACCGTATCTGCTCATTCTCGTCACCCTGTTTGTTGCGGTTCCCGCCCTCGCGGAACCCACCTATGGCGAACGGCTCGGGTGGAAGGCCGAGGATCGCGTCGTCATCATCCATTGCGACGATGTGGGCATGTCCTACGCCAACAACGAAGGCGCGCGCGAGGCCCTGGCCTATGGCCTCGTGACCTCCGTCAGCGTGATGATGCCCTGCCCCTGGGTGCCCGGCTGGCTCGCGTACACCA includes:
- a CDS encoding DUF1559 domain-containing protein, which produces MPKKGFTLIELLVVIAIIGILAAILLPALARAREAARRASCQNNLKQFGLTVKMYANESKGQTFPRLAPYANSSGVSIFAAPDAAQIYPEYLTDLNIGKCPSDSGADAEGMMVGSRLPVGAVEDHIEAAVANNDEASADYFRSAALGRSYFYCGFAMTNVNEFYGMFNSTGTSAASGPVIPAGTLLGLDVVNAAITPKDWDNDLTVSTKIVWMPLLGTGFANSNRATRIREGVERFAITDINNPGASAMAQSTITVMFDTYGNPADNSVVVGGLAYNHVPGGCNVLYMDGHVEFVRYNTEFPVVDDDENTYLYPKMIGHYGLQ
- a CDS encoding DUF1559 domain-containing protein; amino-acid sequence: MKQNRGFTLIELLVVIAIIGILAAILLPALARAREAARRASCQNNLKQLGLAMKMYANESAGNHFPPMEFNIDNVVDCDDVNYPAIMPFPYFYSSMRMERIYPEYLNDPKTLICPSSSTASVDQFKSKVTGQDTFFRKCSDTKQGVHVLDDSYHYYGYVLDKLENLPDNVTDASALLFLPPPAIAPKQLMALVSDISFGLIGGPSYDEEYAMSDKDWVLSATGLLMSSCTGPCGTASTNTLSKLREGVERFLITDINNPGGSAKAQSEIFVLWDKVSAKPKAFNHVPGGSNVLYMDGHVSFIKLNDKAPVNGPTSVFTGAFD
- a CDS encoding DJ-1/PfpI family protein is translated as MALITKSAYEQQAKEREKNQKTVGILLYEGFEVLDVYGPIEMWGYVKEFKVVTVARKAGPVRSTQGVETVAQYGFDDCPPLQILMVPGGLGTLIALDDNELLDFLRARHTESEITTSVCSGSVLLARAGILDGHKATSNKLFFDRAVAQSSKVDWIREARWVDDGKVITSSGVSAGMDMALHLVRRLYGEARAQQIALGAEYIWNEDASNDPFARSAHPVPH
- a CDS encoding YHS domain-containing protein, with product MKLDPVCKMSLEEYPAASTAEHGGKTYGFCSDFCKRKFVESPEAILARFAEPAGDVKP